One Curtobacterium herbarum genomic window carries:
- a CDS encoding glycosyltransferase family 2 protein gives MTPGTVRRGAVPHRDRPRVAVVSLSQGTRPDDLRRGLESVLAQQGVELDVVCVGNGWQPVGLPDGVRALALPENLGIPAGRNAGAAAVDGDYVFFLDDDASVPSPTFLRDAIDLFEHDPSLGLVQPRVVDPTGTANPRRWVPRIRKGDPEQSSPVFSVWEGAVVLPMDVWRAVGGWGAEYFYAHEGIELAWRVWDAGRRTWYAGELVANHPAIDPARHREYVRLNARNRVWLARRNLPAVLRPLYVGSWATIQVLRWWRSPRRLATWFSGVAEGWRTDCGPVHVMGWLTIGRMTLAGRPPVV, from the coding sequence GTGACGCCCGGTACCGTCCGTCGTGGCGCGGTGCCGCACCGCGATCGGCCGCGCGTCGCCGTCGTCAGCCTGTCGCAGGGCACCCGCCCCGACGACCTGCGCCGTGGCCTGGAGAGCGTGCTCGCGCAGCAGGGCGTCGAGCTCGACGTGGTCTGCGTCGGCAACGGGTGGCAGCCGGTCGGACTGCCCGACGGGGTCCGCGCGCTCGCGCTGCCGGAGAACCTCGGCATCCCCGCCGGCCGGAACGCCGGTGCGGCCGCGGTCGACGGTGACTACGTGTTCTTCCTCGACGACGACGCCTCGGTGCCGTCGCCGACGTTCCTCCGCGACGCGATCGACCTGTTCGAGCACGACCCGTCGCTCGGCCTGGTGCAGCCCCGGGTCGTGGACCCCACCGGCACGGCCAACCCGCGCCGCTGGGTGCCCCGGATCCGCAAGGGCGACCCTGAGCAGAGCTCGCCGGTGTTCTCCGTGTGGGAGGGCGCCGTCGTCCTGCCGATGGACGTCTGGCGCGCGGTCGGCGGCTGGGGAGCCGAGTACTTCTACGCCCACGAGGGCATCGAGCTCGCCTGGCGGGTCTGGGACGCCGGACGTCGGACCTGGTACGCGGGGGAGCTCGTCGCGAACCACCCCGCGATCGACCCGGCACGCCACCGTGAGTACGTCCGCCTGAACGCCCGGAACCGGGTGTGGTTGGCACGGCGCAACCTGCCCGCCGTGCTCCGGCCGCTCTACGTCGGCAGCTGGGCCACGATCCAGGTGCTGCGCTGGTGGCGGTCACCCCGTCGGCTCGCGACCTGGTTCAGCGGCGTCGCCGAGGGGTGGCGCACCGACTGCGGCCCGGTCCACGTGATGGGATGGCTCACGATCGGCCGGATGACGCTGGCGGGCCGCCCACCCGTCGTCTGA
- a CDS encoding ABC transporter permease, translating to MTDAQPTTAQPGAERPDGARPGAERPGVAGPGAGVTPAASRGSARRYRQALWLLTVRDLRVRYSTSALGYFWSILDPLVMSAIYWFVFTQVFHRGKVGEEPYIVFLLTALLPWMWFTGGVSDSTRAFIKEAKLIRSTTIPRSIWVARIDASKAIEFLLSIPVLAVFVIATGAHLHWQVVLWPIAIVLQVTLVYGLGLIVAPLVVFFRDLERAVKLVLRFLFYASPIIYGTQALPKALHDIAAINPLSGIFGIYRSAFFPGQLDWKEVLASVVVTGIVLVIGIVVFRRSEHRVLKEL from the coding sequence ATGACTGACGCGCAGCCGACGACCGCGCAGCCCGGTGCAGAACGGCCGGACGGCGCACGGCCCGGCGCTGAACGGCCGGGCGTCGCTGGGCCCGGTGCTGGCGTCACGCCCGCCGCTTCTCGCGGCTCCGCTCGTCGCTACCGCCAGGCGCTCTGGCTGCTGACGGTCCGCGACCTGCGGGTGCGGTACTCGACGTCCGCGCTCGGGTACTTCTGGTCGATCCTCGACCCGCTGGTGATGTCGGCGATCTACTGGTTCGTCTTCACGCAGGTGTTCCACCGCGGCAAGGTGGGCGAGGAGCCGTACATCGTCTTCCTGCTGACGGCGCTGCTGCCCTGGATGTGGTTCACCGGCGGCGTCTCGGACTCGACCCGCGCGTTCATCAAGGAAGCCAAGCTGATCCGCTCGACGACCATCCCGCGCAGCATCTGGGTGGCCCGGATCGACGCGTCGAAGGCCATCGAGTTCCTGCTGAGCATCCCGGTGCTCGCGGTGTTCGTCATCGCCACCGGGGCGCACCTGCACTGGCAGGTCGTGCTCTGGCCGATCGCGATCGTCCTGCAGGTCACGCTGGTGTACGGCCTCGGGCTGATCGTCGCGCCGCTCGTGGTGTTCTTCCGCGACCTCGAGCGTGCCGTGAAGCTCGTGCTGCGCTTCCTGTTCTACGCGTCCCCGATCATCTACGGCACGCAGGCGCTCCCGAAGGCCCTGCACGACATCGCCGCGATCAACCCGCTGAGCGGGATCTTCGGCATCTACCGCTCGGCGTTCTTCCCCGGTCAGCTGGACTGGAAGGAGGTGCTCGCGTCGGTCGTCGTCACGGGCATCGTCCTCGTCATCGGCATCGTCGTGTTCCGCCGCAGCGAGCACCGCGTCCTCAAGGAGCTGTGA
- a CDS encoding phosphocholine cytidylyltransferase family protein → MTTQIVILAAGMGSRLGRSLPKPLTELSDGRTIMQQQFDNIRAAFGSSARVTIVVGYKSEYIVEAFPEANFVYNESYDSTNTSKSLLRALKATGKSGVLWMNGDVVFDPMALVRAADMIDEGRSFVSVNTEKVSDEEVKYTVDAEGFIAKLSKKVVGGLGEAVGINHVSAADKQALIRQLGRVDDQEYFEGGIEAAIAEDGLRWTPIDISDLYAVEIDFAEDLQRANDLFA, encoded by the coding sequence ATGACCACGCAGATCGTCATCCTCGCAGCGGGGATGGGCAGCCGCCTCGGGCGCAGCCTGCCGAAGCCGCTCACCGAGCTCAGCGACGGCCGCACCATCATGCAGCAGCAGTTCGACAACATCCGCGCCGCCTTCGGGTCCAGCGCGCGGGTCACGATCGTCGTCGGCTACAAGTCGGAGTACATCGTCGAGGCGTTCCCCGAGGCGAACTTCGTCTACAACGAGTCCTACGACTCCACGAACACCTCGAAGAGCCTGCTCCGTGCGCTCAAGGCGACCGGCAAGAGCGGCGTCCTCTGGATGAACGGCGACGTGGTCTTCGACCCGATGGCCCTCGTCCGTGCCGCCGACATGATCGACGAGGGTCGGTCGTTCGTCAGCGTCAACACCGAGAAGGTCTCCGACGAAGAGGTCAAGTACACCGTCGACGCCGAGGGCTTCATCGCGAAGCTCTCGAAGAAGGTCGTCGGTGGTCTCGGCGAAGCCGTGGGCATCAACCACGTCTCCGCTGCCGACAAGCAGGCGCTGATCCGTCAGCTCGGCCGCGTCGACGACCAGGAGTACTTCGAAGGCGGCATCGAGGCTGCCATCGCCGAGGACGGACTACGCTGGACGCCGATCGACATCTCCGACCTGTACGCGGTCGAGATCGACTTCGCCGAGGACCTGCAGCGCGCGAACGACCTGTTCGCCTGA
- a CDS encoding CDP-glycerol glycerophosphotransferase family protein: MAIVKDARTAIRLAGRLWRSRQTRSQLARRLPAVPTPAPGTIEIAVYFADGPVNMYQIRQWYGPLAELARHRGVAIVSRSPGAMLALADESPVPVVYARQVVDLERFVTEQAPKVVLYVNQNARNFQMMRYGRMWHVFVNHGESDKMYMTTNQFKAYDAALIAGDAARDRLADALWDYDLDARAIAIGRPQADHFAGEPPYPADGRTVVLYAPTWEGDRAAAAYGSIASHGTTIAEQVLASPRHRLVYRPHPRSGVRDADYRAAHQRIVAAITAANAADPSAHHVYDDGPTLGWQLAGADVAITDISAMIYDRLAVGKPLIVTRPVSPEADVDERGYLGDANWLLAADAGDVVARVDRAATDADELAKLQHWVQRYFGDTTPGVATARFHDAIDRLVARWHEVARARSTD; this comes from the coding sequence ATGGCCATCGTCAAGGACGCCCGTACCGCGATCCGGCTCGCCGGCCGACTGTGGCGCTCGCGGCAGACGCGGTCGCAGCTGGCACGCCGGCTGCCCGCGGTCCCGACGCCCGCGCCCGGCACGATCGAGATCGCGGTGTACTTCGCCGACGGGCCGGTGAACATGTACCAGATCCGCCAGTGGTACGGCCCGCTCGCCGAGCTGGCCCGGCACCGCGGGGTGGCGATCGTGTCCCGCAGCCCGGGCGCGATGCTGGCCCTGGCGGACGAGTCGCCCGTCCCCGTCGTCTACGCGCGGCAGGTCGTCGACCTCGAGCGCTTCGTCACCGAGCAGGCGCCGAAGGTGGTGCTGTACGTCAACCAGAACGCCCGCAACTTCCAGATGATGCGGTACGGGCGGATGTGGCACGTCTTCGTCAACCACGGCGAGAGCGACAAGATGTACATGACGACGAACCAGTTCAAGGCCTACGACGCCGCGCTGATCGCCGGCGACGCGGCCCGGGACCGACTCGCCGATGCGCTCTGGGACTACGACCTGGACGCCCGGGCCATCGCGATCGGACGGCCGCAGGCGGACCACTTCGCCGGTGAGCCGCCGTACCCGGCCGACGGGCGCACCGTCGTGCTCTACGCGCCGACCTGGGAGGGCGACCGTGCCGCGGCCGCCTACGGGTCGATCGCCAGCCACGGGACGACCATCGCCGAGCAGGTCCTGGCGTCGCCGCGGCACCGGTTGGTCTACCGGCCGCACCCCCGCAGCGGGGTGCGCGACGCCGACTACCGGGCGGCGCACCAGCGGATCGTCGCTGCGATCACGGCCGCGAACGCCGCCGACCCGTCGGCGCACCACGTGTACGACGACGGGCCGACGCTGGGCTGGCAGCTCGCGGGGGCCGACGTGGCGATCACCGACATCAGCGCGATGATCTACGACCGTCTGGCCGTCGGCAAGCCCCTGATCGTCACCCGTCCGGTGTCACCGGAGGCGGACGTCGACGAGCGGGGCTACCTGGGCGACGCCAACTGGCTGCTGGCGGCGGACGCCGGGGACGTCGTCGCGCGGGTGGACCGCGCCGCGACGGACGCCGACGAGTTGGCGAAGCTGCAGCACTGGGTGCAGCGCTACTTCGGGGACACCACGCCGGGCGTCGCCACGGCGCGGTTCCACGACGCGATCGACCGGCTGGTCGCCCGCTGGCACGAGGTCGCGCGTGCCCGGTCGACGGACTGA
- a CDS encoding nicotinate phosphoribosyltransferase, which produces MTTALLTDQYELTMVDAALKDGTADRRCVFEVFTRRLPDGRRYGVAAGLGRFLTQLTEFRFGDEEIGFLRDRRVIDEGTARWLADYRFTGDVRAYREGEVFFPNSPVLQIEGTFAEAVMLETLALSVFNADSAIASAAARMVSAADRRPLAEMGSRRTGEWNAVAAARAAYIAGFGATSNLEAGRTWGIPTMGTAAHAFTLLHDSEEAAFRSQLDALGSGTTLLVDTYDIEAAVETAVRLTDGTLGAVRIDSGDLPSVVASVRAQLDRLGATATKITVTNDLDEYTIAALRAAPVDSYGVGTSVVSGSGHPAAGMVFKLVAHHSPAGEWVPVAKKSADKASIGGRKEAGRRLRNGIATAEVVLTSGSVGPDERDLLVPVVTHGEVDPAFLGTAGVEAARTHHKRAKAELPADAERIGRGDPAIPTLFV; this is translated from the coding sequence GTGACCACCGCACTCCTGACCGACCAGTACGAACTCACCATGGTCGACGCCGCGTTGAAGGACGGCACCGCCGACCGACGCTGCGTCTTCGAGGTGTTCACCCGGCGGCTGCCCGACGGCCGCCGGTACGGCGTCGCCGCGGGGCTCGGACGCTTCCTCACGCAGCTGACGGAGTTCCGGTTCGGCGACGAGGAGATCGGCTTCCTGCGCGACCGACGCGTCATCGACGAGGGCACGGCACGCTGGCTGGCGGACTACCGGTTCACCGGGGACGTCCGCGCCTACCGCGAGGGCGAGGTGTTCTTCCCGAACTCCCCCGTGCTGCAGATCGAGGGCACCTTCGCCGAGGCCGTGATGCTCGAGACCCTGGCGCTCAGCGTGTTCAACGCCGACTCGGCGATCGCCTCCGCCGCGGCACGCATGGTGTCGGCGGCCGACCGTCGTCCGCTCGCCGAGATGGGTTCCCGCCGCACCGGTGAGTGGAACGCCGTGGCCGCAGCCCGCGCCGCGTACATCGCGGGCTTCGGCGCCACGAGCAACCTCGAGGCGGGCCGCACCTGGGGCATCCCCACGATGGGCACCGCGGCGCACGCGTTCACGCTGCTCCACGACTCGGAAGAGGCCGCGTTCCGGTCTCAGCTCGACGCGCTCGGCAGCGGCACCACCCTGCTCGTCGACACCTACGACATCGAAGCCGCGGTCGAGACCGCGGTCCGCCTGACCGACGGGACGCTCGGCGCGGTCCGGATCGACAGCGGCGACCTGCCCTCCGTCGTGGCGTCGGTGCGGGCACAGCTCGACCGCCTCGGTGCGACCGCGACGAAGATCACCGTGACGAACGACCTCGACGAGTACACGATCGCCGCCCTCCGCGCCGCGCCGGTGGACTCCTACGGCGTCGGCACCTCGGTCGTCTCCGGCTCCGGACACCCGGCCGCCGGCATGGTCTTCAAGCTCGTCGCGCACCACTCCCCCGCGGGCGAGTGGGTGCCGGTGGCGAAGAAGTCCGCCGACAAGGCCTCGATCGGCGGTCGGAAGGAAGCGGGCCGACGGCTCCGGAACGGCATCGCGACGGCCGAGGTCGTGCTGACCTCGGGCTCGGTCGGCCCGGACGAACGCGACCTGCTCGTGCCGGTCGTCACCCACGGCGAGGTCGATCCGGCGTTCCTCGGCACCGCCGGGGTCGAAGCTGCCCGGACGCACCACAAGCGCGCGAAGGCGGAGCTGCCGGCGGATGCCGAGCGGATCGGCCGGGGCGACCCGGCCATCCCGACGCTGTTCGTCTGA
- a CDS encoding DUF3039 domain-containing protein has translation MSTTEPGGGGLDVMDRELEKLLEEEAIEPGDHERFSHYVKKDKILESALTGKAVKALCGKKWIPGRDPEKFPVCPDCKAIYEKMQSE, from the coding sequence ATGAGCACGACGGAACCCGGCGGTGGCGGCCTCGACGTGATGGACCGCGAACTCGAGAAGCTCCTGGAAGAGGAGGCGATCGAGCCCGGCGACCACGAGCGCTTCTCGCACTACGTCAAGAAGGACAAGATCCTCGAGTCCGCCCTGACCGGCAAGGCCGTGAAGGCGCTGTGCGGCAAGAAGTGGATCCCGGGCCGCGACCCCGAGAAGTTCCCGGTCTGCCCGGACTGCAAGGCCATCTACGAGAAGATGCAGTCCGAGTGA
- a CDS encoding ABC transporter permease — translation MVAQLLRLRADLLAGEVRGGARRSVAVVLGSLVALVATLWAASVLGGLHTADPAVARTIVVLVGTAVTLGCTLVPFAVGVADQLDPRRFTAFGIGQRDLAVGLGLAGLLGIPVVAVAVLAVAQVVTWSRGAGPALLAVVAAVLVLATTALLIRVAGTLGALAFAGHRVREATWAVVLVGVVLVVPSVLLLLRDDRVDPTGPGLQRLTDVAGWTPWGAAWAVPADAASGHVGTAVARLLVALVVVGLLGLAWWALVGRVLVSVPRPARVHRHRTLGWFDRLGSTPFGAVAARALTYWARDPRYRSSYLILVFVPLVVLPLGVAGVPWAWTALVPLPLMALIAGFLPHNDVSYDNTAVWLHVASGAPGWTDRLGRLVPLIVVGVPLLVAGAAVSAALYGDMDAFPLLVAVSVSGLLGGLGLSSIVSVALPYPTVRPGDHPFHQPQAAGATATVAQTLMVVGTVLCMVPAGWFSVRALIGAEDPSTSLVLGVGIGVGVVVLVIGVVVGGVVFDRRGPDLLAAAQRN, via the coding sequence ATGGTTGCACAGCTTCTCCGGCTGAGGGCCGACCTGCTCGCCGGCGAGGTCCGTGGTGGGGCACGCCGCTCGGTCGCAGTGGTCCTCGGCAGCCTGGTCGCCCTGGTCGCCACCCTCTGGGCAGCCTCCGTCCTCGGCGGGCTCCACACCGCGGACCCCGCCGTCGCCCGGACGATCGTGGTCCTGGTCGGCACCGCGGTGACCCTCGGCTGCACGCTGGTGCCGTTCGCCGTGGGTGTCGCCGACCAGCTCGACCCCCGGCGCTTCACCGCGTTCGGCATCGGGCAGCGCGACCTGGCCGTCGGACTCGGGCTCGCCGGGCTCCTCGGGATCCCGGTCGTCGCGGTCGCCGTGCTCGCCGTCGCACAGGTGGTCACCTGGAGCCGCGGTGCCGGACCGGCCCTCCTGGCCGTCGTCGCCGCGGTGCTCGTGCTCGCCACCACCGCCCTGCTCATCCGGGTCGCCGGCACGCTCGGCGCCCTGGCGTTCGCGGGCCACCGTGTCCGCGAGGCCACCTGGGCCGTCGTGCTCGTCGGCGTCGTGCTGGTCGTGCCGTCCGTGCTCCTGCTGCTGCGCGACGACAGGGTCGACCCGACCGGTCCCGGCCTGCAGCGTCTGACCGACGTCGCCGGGTGGACGCCCTGGGGTGCGGCCTGGGCCGTGCCGGCGGACGCCGCGTCCGGGCACGTCGGCACCGCCGTCGCCCGCCTGCTCGTGGCACTCGTCGTCGTGGGGCTGCTCGGTCTCGCCTGGTGGGCCCTGGTCGGACGCGTGCTCGTGTCCGTGCCGCGCCCGGCCCGCGTGCACCGGCACCGCACGCTCGGTTGGTTCGACCGGCTCGGCTCCACCCCGTTCGGTGCGGTCGCGGCCCGGGCACTGACCTACTGGGCCCGCGACCCCCGGTACCGCAGCTCGTACCTGATCCTGGTGTTCGTGCCGCTCGTGGTCCTGCCGCTCGGCGTCGCCGGGGTGCCGTGGGCGTGGACGGCCCTCGTGCCGCTGCCGCTCATGGCGCTGATCGCCGGGTTCCTGCCGCACAACGACGTCTCGTACGACAACACCGCCGTGTGGCTGCACGTCGCCTCGGGGGCACCGGGCTGGACCGACCGCCTGGGCCGCCTGGTGCCGCTCATCGTCGTCGGCGTCCCGCTGCTGGTCGCCGGAGCCGCGGTGTCGGCCGCGCTCTACGGCGACATGGACGCGTTCCCGCTGCTCGTCGCGGTCTCGGTCAGCGGCCTGCTCGGTGGACTCGGGCTGTCGAGCATCGTCTCGGTCGCCCTGCCCTACCCGACCGTCCGACCCGGCGACCACCCGTTCCACCAGCCGCAGGCCGCGGGGGCGACGGCGACCGTCGCGCAGACCCTGATGGTCGTCGGCACGGTGCTCTGCATGGTGCCGGCCGGCTGGTTCAGCGTCCGCGCACTCATCGGGGCGGAGGACCCGTCCACGTCGCTCGTCCTCGGTGTCGGGATCGGCGTCGGTGTCGTCGTCCTGGTGATCGGTGTGGTCGTCGGAGGCGTGGTGTTCGATCGACGCGGCCCGGACCTCCTGGCCGCCGCGCAGCGGAACTGA
- a CDS encoding ABC transporter ATP-binding protein, translated as MATTEPVTTARATAPVISVTGAGIRFKRNRRASRSFKDLFGRGQRRRKADEFWALRDVSFDVRPGEAIGVVGRNGQGKSTLLKLVAQVMLPDEGRVHVGAGVAPLIEITGGFVGDLTVRDNVYLTAGLHGMSRAEIRAAFDEIIAFAEIADFVDTPYKHLSSGMKVRIAFAVISRLDEPVILVDEVLAVGDKKFREKCYRRIEELLAGGRTLFFVSHSDKDLRRFCDRGLYLDGGRLQFDGPIDEALERYNADHGV; from the coding sequence ATGGCCACGACCGAACCCGTGACGACCGCCCGCGCCACCGCGCCGGTGATCTCCGTGACGGGCGCCGGCATCCGCTTCAAACGGAACCGCCGCGCCAGCCGGAGCTTCAAGGACCTCTTCGGCCGGGGGCAGCGCCGTCGGAAGGCGGACGAGTTCTGGGCGCTGCGGGACGTGTCGTTCGACGTCCGCCCGGGCGAGGCGATCGGCGTCGTCGGGCGGAACGGCCAGGGCAAGTCGACGCTGCTCAAGCTCGTCGCCCAGGTGATGCTGCCGGACGAGGGCCGTGTCCACGTCGGAGCCGGTGTCGCGCCCCTGATCGAGATCACCGGCGGCTTCGTCGGCGACCTGACGGTCCGCGACAACGTGTACCTGACCGCGGGGCTGCACGGCATGTCGCGAGCGGAGATCCGGGCCGCCTTCGACGAGATCATCGCGTTCGCCGAGATCGCGGACTTCGTCGACACCCCGTACAAGCACCTGTCGAGCGGCATGAAGGTACGGATCGCGTTCGCGGTCATCTCGCGTCTGGACGAGCCGGTGATCCTCGTCGACGAGGTCCTCGCCGTCGGCGACAAGAAGTTCCGTGAGAAGTGCTACAGGCGGATCGAGGAGCTGCTCGCGGGCGGTCGGACGCTGTTCTTCGTCTCGCACAGCGACAAGGACCTGCGCCGGTTCTGCGACCGCGGCCTGTACCTCGACGGCGGCCGTCTGCAGTTCGACGGTCCGATCGACGAGGCGCTGGAGCGGTACAACGCCGACCACGGCGTCTGA
- a CDS encoding ABC transporter ATP-binding protein, with translation MSAGTTGNDDVYSTSDATWTVDADDDGTTAAQGTGSDDHDDTGDTGAHDAAAGDDMTDDRTGSATTAAADSPPAGSPSGATNQARSGKKRDKRAGRATRPQGAAANPGEPDGQEARSGSGTSAPAGETGTKRPTGRPAVTQQPVVLRAHGLVKRYGQTLAVDDVDLEIRKGSIFGVVGPNGAGKTTTLSVLTGLLRPDAGTVTVLDHDVWSDPTAAKRAMGVLPDRLRLFDRLTGAQMLFYSATLHGLDGKTARSRSADLAEAFGLGDALGRPVADYSMGMSKKIALAATLIHSPRVLVLDEPFESVDPVSATTITDILRRYTAGGGTVVLSSHSMELVQRTCDSVAIIVGGKVLAAGTMAQVRGRRSLEDKFVELAGGRPVAESMEWLHSFSG, from the coding sequence GTGTCGGCAGGAACAACGGGAAACGACGACGTCTACAGCACGTCGGACGCGACGTGGACGGTCGACGCGGACGACGACGGCACGACCGCCGCCCAGGGGACGGGCAGCGATGACCACGACGACACGGGGGACACGGGTGCGCACGACGCAGCCGCGGGTGACGACATGACGGACGACAGGACCGGCTCGGCGACGACGGCAGCGGCGGACTCCCCGCCCGCCGGGTCGCCGTCAGGCGCCACGAACCAGGCGCGCTCCGGCAAGAAGCGGGACAAGCGCGCCGGACGAGCCACTCGGCCGCAGGGCGCGGCGGCCAACCCCGGGGAACCCGACGGACAGGAGGCCCGGAGCGGCTCCGGGACGTCGGCCCCGGCGGGCGAGACCGGCACCAAGCGCCCGACCGGCCGGCCGGCCGTGACACAGCAGCCCGTCGTGCTCCGCGCACACGGCCTGGTCAAGCGCTACGGCCAGACCCTCGCGGTGGACGACGTCGACCTGGAGATCCGGAAGGGCTCGATCTTCGGCGTCGTCGGTCCGAACGGGGCGGGCAAGACGACGACGCTCTCGGTCCTCACGGGCCTCCTGCGTCCGGACGCCGGCACCGTCACCGTGCTCGACCACGACGTCTGGTCGGATCCGACCGCCGCGAAGCGGGCGATGGGTGTGCTGCCGGACCGGCTCCGACTGTTCGACCGCCTGACCGGCGCGCAGATGCTGTTCTACTCGGCGACGCTCCACGGACTCGACGGCAAGACCGCCCGGAGCCGCAGCGCCGACCTGGCCGAGGCGTTCGGCCTCGGCGACGCGCTCGGCCGACCGGTCGCCGACTACTCGATGGGCATGTCGAAGAAGATCGCCCTGGCCGCCACCCTCATCCACTCGCCGCGCGTGCTCGTCCTCGACGAACCGTTCGAGTCCGTCGACCCGGTCAGCGCGACGACCATCACCGACATCCTGCGGCGCTACACCGCGGGTGGCGGCACCGTGGTGCTCTCCAGCCACTCGATGGAGCTCGTCCAGCGCACCTGCGACTCCGTGGCGATCATCGTCGGCGGCAAGGTCCTGGCCGCCGGCACCATGGCCCAGGTCCGCGGTCGTCGCAGCCTCGAGGACAAGTTCGTCGAACTCGCCGGCGGTCGTCCCGTCGCAGAGAGCATGGAATGGTTGCACAGCTTCTCCGGCTGA
- a CDS encoding CDP-alcohol phosphatidyltransferase family protein: MADDDLGNDGAPDPRGGRGFTRPTSIAELRAVAQPDEVRARANAEHWTASLYLRDISPYLTSLLLRTRVSANQVTGLMILVGWSTAAALLIPGIWGALLALVLGQLQMLVDCSDGEVARWRGTRSPAGIFLDKVGHYTTEGLIPIALGVRAATWPIHGADWMWTTIGCALGLVIVLNKALNDMVHVARAHGGMAKLADRRDGVTAPSGARLATLRRIARFLPFHRLYHSVELTIITFVVALLALVIGHPLADRVLVGALLPLAVLATAGHFLAIMSSKRVRA; encoded by the coding sequence ATGGCCGACGACGACCTCGGGAACGACGGCGCACCGGACCCCCGGGGCGGTCGCGGGTTCACCCGACCGACCTCGATCGCCGAACTGCGGGCGGTGGCCCAGCCGGACGAGGTCCGCGCGCGCGCCAACGCCGAGCACTGGACGGCCTCGCTCTACCTGCGGGACATCTCGCCGTACCTGACGTCGCTGCTGCTGCGCACCCGGGTCAGCGCGAACCAGGTCACCGGGCTGATGATCCTGGTCGGGTGGTCCACCGCGGCCGCACTCCTGATCCCGGGCATCTGGGGAGCGCTCCTCGCGCTCGTGCTCGGGCAGCTGCAGATGCTCGTCGACTGCTCGGACGGCGAGGTCGCCCGGTGGCGCGGCACCCGGTCCCCGGCCGGCATCTTCCTCGACAAGGTCGGGCACTACACGACCGAGGGGCTCATCCCGATCGCCCTCGGCGTCCGGGCGGCGACCTGGCCGATCCACGGTGCCGACTGGATGTGGACGACGATCGGGTGCGCGCTCGGCCTGGTGATCGTCCTCAACAAGGCGCTCAACGACATGGTGCACGTCGCCCGTGCGCACGGTGGCATGGCGAAGCTCGCGGACCGTCGCGACGGGGTCACCGCCCCGTCGGGTGCCCGGCTCGCCACGCTCCGCCGGATCGCCCGCTTCCTGCCCTTCCACCGGCTGTACCACTCGGTCGAGCTGACGATCATCACGTTCGTCGTCGCGCTGCTGGCGCTCGTCATCGGGCACCCGCTGGCCGACCGGGTCCTGGTCGGCGCGCTCCTGCCGCTGGCCGTCCTGGCGACCGCCGGGCACTTCCTGGCGATCATGTCGTCGAAGCGGGTCCGCGCGTGA